One genomic region from Phragmites australis chromosome 1, lpPhrAust1.1, whole genome shotgun sequence encodes:
- the LOC133889343 gene encoding E3 ubiquitin-protein ligase At4g11680-like → MRPPSSSTSATPGSSGGRVSAFTMRAVARMSRARWFIFLRRVYQYQNGPRSDLGSNPFNSPGWLALELAVIVAQMVLTTTVVATSPKERPAWPLRLWVAAYNVGNVLSLPVLYWRHRHSSAAAGRAGAISGDPEMHGANDALRSSSYLMNKARAFLELFFAMWFVMGNVWVFDARLRSLHRAPRLYALCIGLLAWNAVVYSLPFLLFLLLCCFVPMVGYALGYNMNSASVGRGASDEQLAALPRWRFKEPDVPRDREHDDQECCICLAQYREKEEVRQLPCTHMFHLKCVDRWLRIISSCPLCKQELN, encoded by the exons ATGCGGCCGccttcttcgtcgacgtcggcgacgccggggagcagcggcggcCGGGTGTCGGCGTTCACGATGCGCGCGGTGGCGCGCATGTCGAGGGCGCGCTGGTTCATCTTCCTGCGCCGGGTGTACCAGTACCAGAACGGCCCGAGGTCCGACCTGGGCTCCAACCCTTTCAACTCGCCCGGCTGGCTCGCTCTCGAGCTCGCCGTCATCGTCGCGCAGATGGTCCTGACCACCACCGTCGTCGCCACCTCCCCCAAGGAGCGCCCCGCATGGCCGCTCCGCCTCTGGGTCGCCGCCTACAACGTCGGCAACGTGCTCAGCCTCCCCGTCCTCTATTGGCGCCACCGGCattcctccgccgccgccggccgcgctGGTGCGATCTCGGGCGACCCCGAGATGCACGGCGCCAACGACGCTCTAAG AAGCAGCtcgtatctgatgaacaaggcgAGGGCGTTCCTGGAGCTGTTCTTCGCGATGTGGTTCGTGATGGGCAACGTGTGGGTGTTCGACGCGCGGCTCAGGTCGTTGCACCGTGCGCCAAGGCTGTACGCGCTCTGCATCGGCCTGCTCGCCTGGAACGCCGTCGTCTACTCGCTCCcgttcctcctcttcctcctgctGTGCTGCTTCGTCCCCATGGTCGGCTACGCGCTCGGCTACAACATGAACTCGGCCTCCGTCGGCCGAGGCGCCTCCGATGAGCAGCTCGCCGCGCTGCCGCGGTGGCGGTTCAAGGAGCCCGACGTGCCGAGAGACCGTGAGCACGACGATCAA GAGTGCTGCATCTGCCTGGCGCAGTacagggagaaggaggaggtgcGGCAGCTGCCGTGCACACACATGTTCCACCTGAAGTGCGTGGACAGGTGGCTGAGGATCATCTCCTCTTGCCCTCTCTGCAAGCAAGAGCTCAACTGA